A genomic region of Candidatus Palauibacter scopulicola contains the following coding sequences:
- the purQ gene encoding phosphoribosylformylglycinamidine synthase subunit PurQ → MKVGIVRFPGSNCDADVYRAVTEGLGESATYLWHKSTDLEGVDVVVLPGGFSYGDYLRAGAIARFSPIMGEVIDFARGGGLTLGICNGFQVLCEAHLLPGALVRNRNLRFRCHDVGLRVENAGTPFTSAYAEGDLLHIPIAHGEGQFVAEASTLDELEAEERVVFRYVDRRGQATDAANPNGSARNIAGIMNAEGNILGLMPHPERHSLSVLGNTDGLGVFQSLLAAVARGRGRRSDPAPPEAPEFAAGAVAGAGAGVSS, encoded by the coding sequence ATGAAGGTCGGCATCGTGCGGTTCCCGGGTTCGAACTGCGATGCGGACGTGTACCGGGCCGTGACGGAGGGGCTGGGCGAGAGCGCCACGTACCTGTGGCACAAGTCGACGGACCTCGAAGGGGTGGACGTCGTCGTGCTGCCGGGCGGGTTCTCGTACGGAGACTACCTGCGGGCGGGGGCGATCGCCCGCTTCAGCCCGATCATGGGCGAGGTGATCGACTTCGCGCGCGGCGGAGGGCTCACGCTCGGGATCTGCAACGGGTTCCAGGTGCTGTGCGAGGCGCACCTCCTGCCGGGCGCCCTCGTCCGGAACCGGAACCTCCGCTTCCGCTGCCATGACGTCGGGCTCCGCGTGGAGAACGCCGGGACACCGTTCACGTCGGCCTATGCCGAGGGCGACCTGCTCCACATCCCGATCGCGCACGGCGAGGGCCAGTTCGTCGCGGAGGCATCGACGCTCGATGAACTCGAGGCGGAGGAACGGGTCGTGTTCCGCTACGTCGACCGGCGCGGGCAGGCGACGGACGCCGCGAACCCCAACGGCTCGGCGCGCAACATCGCCGGGATCATGAACGCGGAGGGCAACATCCTGGGACTCATGCCGCACCCGGAGCGCCATTCCCTCTCCGTCCTCGGCAACACGGACGGGCTCGGCGTGTTCCAGTCGCTGCTCGCGGCCGTCGCCCGCGGGAGGGGACGCCGAAGCGACCCTGCGCCGCCGGAGGCCCCGGAATTCGCGGCGGGAGCCGTGGCCGGGGCGGGCGCGGGGGTGTCGTCATGA
- the purL gene encoding phosphoribosylformylglycinamidine synthase subunit PurL produces MTRASLERVEARPGDPVMSAALVAEHGLSPEEWEQILGFMGREPTFTELGVFSAMWSEHCGYKNSRPLLRTLPTESAAVVQGPGENAGVIDVGGGWGVAFKIESHNHPSAVEPYQGAATGSGGILRDVFTMGARPIAIFDSLHFGSLDSPQSRYLFDGVVRGVGDYGNCVGVPTVGGEAIFDPAYERNPLINVMCIGVLPLERLIRGEAEGVGNPVMAVGARTGRDGIHGATFASEELDEEAVDSRPQVQVGDPFTEKLLLEASLELIERDLLVGIQDMGAAGLTSSGTEMAARSGSGIDIDVAYLPVREEGMTPYEMLLSESQERMLLVAKPEHEGAVREVLERWDLQAATIGQVTDDGMFRVREDGVVRVEIPVKPLVDDCPTYVREGVMSPAVAEARAADLGAYASFESDREVDAALRTLLDAPSIASRRWIYEQYDTTVQTNTLEGPGSDAAVLRLPAEGRALAASTDGNGRHTWLDPRTGGRAAVAEAARNVACSGARPLAVTNCLNFGSPLRPEVYFQLAGAVEGMGEACRALRTPVTGGNVSLYNETGGQPVYPTPVIGMLGVIEDLERRVPSAFRREGDEIWVAGATRDEIGGSEYLAACHGLVAGLPPALELEEAAALVDFLVEGAADGAFASAHDGSDGGLAVALAECAVGAAGGPLGCTVDLDAAPAGADVSAAARWFGESHSRVVLTCRPGAGERIAAHGRRHGVPVARVGVVNGPDSPCRLTGAGHAIAPPAAELARIYEEAIPRRMSEEAGITS; encoded by the coding sequence ATGACGCGCGCCTCGCTCGAACGCGTGGAGGCCCGGCCGGGCGATCCGGTGATGAGCGCCGCGCTCGTGGCGGAGCACGGGCTGAGCCCGGAGGAGTGGGAGCAGATCCTCGGTTTCATGGGGCGGGAACCCACCTTCACGGAACTCGGCGTGTTCAGCGCCATGTGGTCGGAGCACTGCGGCTACAAGAACTCGCGGCCCCTGCTGCGGACGCTGCCCACGGAGAGCGCCGCCGTCGTTCAGGGTCCGGGAGAGAACGCCGGGGTCATCGACGTGGGCGGCGGATGGGGCGTCGCGTTCAAGATCGAGTCCCACAACCATCCCTCGGCGGTCGAACCCTACCAGGGCGCGGCGACGGGGTCGGGCGGGATCCTGCGCGACGTGTTCACGATGGGGGCCCGGCCGATCGCCATCTTCGACAGCCTCCACTTCGGGTCGCTCGACTCGCCGCAGTCGCGCTACCTCTTCGATGGGGTCGTGCGCGGGGTCGGCGACTACGGCAACTGCGTCGGGGTCCCCACGGTGGGGGGCGAGGCGATCTTCGACCCGGCCTACGAGCGCAACCCGCTCATCAACGTGATGTGCATCGGCGTCCTCCCGCTCGAGCGCCTTATCCGGGGCGAGGCGGAGGGGGTCGGCAATCCGGTGATGGCGGTCGGCGCCCGCACGGGACGGGACGGGATCCACGGGGCGACCTTCGCGTCCGAGGAACTCGACGAGGAGGCCGTCGACAGCCGGCCGCAGGTGCAGGTGGGCGACCCGTTCACGGAGAAGCTGCTGCTCGAGGCGAGTCTCGAACTCATCGAGCGGGACCTCCTCGTCGGGATCCAGGACATGGGAGCGGCGGGGTTGACCTCGAGCGGGACGGAGATGGCGGCGCGCTCGGGCTCGGGGATCGACATCGACGTGGCGTACCTCCCCGTCCGGGAGGAGGGGATGACGCCCTACGAGATGCTCCTCTCGGAGTCTCAGGAACGGATGCTCCTCGTCGCCAAGCCCGAACACGAGGGGGCGGTGCGCGAGGTGCTGGAGCGCTGGGACCTGCAGGCGGCGACGATCGGACAGGTCACGGACGACGGGATGTTCCGCGTGCGCGAAGACGGCGTCGTGCGCGTCGAGATCCCGGTGAAGCCGCTGGTGGACGATTGTCCGACGTACGTTCGCGAGGGGGTGATGAGCCCGGCCGTCGCCGAAGCCCGCGCTGCGGACCTCGGCGCGTACGCCTCCTTCGAGTCGGACCGGGAGGTGGACGCGGCGCTGCGGACGCTGCTCGACGCCCCCTCGATCGCCTCGCGGCGCTGGATCTACGAGCAGTACGACACTACGGTGCAGACGAACACGCTCGAGGGGCCGGGCTCCGACGCGGCCGTGCTGCGGCTGCCCGCCGAGGGGCGCGCGCTCGCGGCCTCGACGGACGGGAACGGGCGGCACACGTGGCTCGACCCGCGCACGGGGGGCCGGGCGGCGGTCGCCGAGGCGGCGCGGAACGTGGCCTGCTCGGGGGCGCGGCCGCTCGCCGTGACGAACTGCCTGAACTTCGGCAGCCCGCTGCGGCCGGAGGTGTACTTCCAGCTCGCGGGGGCCGTCGAGGGGATGGGCGAGGCGTGCCGCGCGCTGCGCACCCCGGTCACGGGCGGCAACGTGTCGCTCTACAACGAGACGGGCGGCCAGCCGGTCTACCCTACGCCGGTCATCGGCATGCTCGGCGTGATCGAGGATCTCGAACGGCGCGTCCCGTCGGCCTTCCGGCGCGAGGGCGACGAGATCTGGGTCGCGGGCGCGACCCGCGACGAGATCGGCGGGTCCGAGTATCTCGCGGCCTGCCACGGCCTCGTGGCCGGCCTGCCGCCGGCGCTGGAGCTGGAGGAGGCGGCGGCGCTGGTCGACTTCCTCGTCGAGGGAGCGGCGGACGGGGCGTTCGCGTCGGCGCACGATGGCTCGGACGGGGGACTTGCCGTCGCGCTTGCGGAGTGCGCGGTGGGGGCGGCGGGCGGGCCGCTCGGCTGCACGGTCGATCTCGACGCGGCGCCCGCCGGGGCGGACGTGTCGGCCGCGGCGCGCTGGTTCGGCGAGTCGCACTCGCGCGTCGTGCTGACGTGCCGGCCCGGCGCGGGCGAGCGGATCGCCGCGCACGGGCGGCGTCACGGCGTGCCCGTGGCGCGTGTGGGCGTCGTGAACGGCCCCGACAGCCCGTGCCGGCTGACCGGCGCCGGCCACGCGATCGCCCCGCCGGCCGCGGAACTGGCGCGGATCTACGAGGAGGCGATCCCGCGCCGCATGAGCGAGGAGGCGGGAATCACGTCATGA
- the purF gene encoding amidophosphoribosyltransferase, with protein MKKLPTNAAPGAGRGALELDKPREECGIVAVSGSGAAAELAFLAMYALQHRGQESAGLVTVDESGMSRVHKGMGLVADVFDDEVLGALEGSLSVGHVRYSTAGGSSLRNAQPLLVQYEDKPLALAHNGNLTNANQLKRSLARDGSIFQTDADSEVIVHLIARSRHRDLDGKIDDALSQLVGAFSLLLCIGDTVYATRDARGFRPMVMGRLGEAVVFASETCALDIIGAAYVRDVAPGEVLKVRDGHVESLRPLPPAEPSACLFELVYFARPDSRVWGCSVDEARRAFGRQLAHEHPAEADCVFAVPDSSNSAALGYSEVSSLPFELALIRNHYVGRTFIHPTQRGRDFKVRVKYNPVRELVDGKRIVVVDDSLVRGTTSSGLVRLLRDSGAREVHFRVASPPVRSPCYYGIDMPTKEELIGSSHTVEEIRQHLQVESLGYLSMEGMREAVADHGPFCDACWTGNYAAPLVDLDRSRALQTV; from the coding sequence ATGAAGAAGCTCCCGACGAATGCCGCCCCGGGCGCGGGGCGCGGGGCGCTCGAGTTGGACAAGCCCAGGGAGGAGTGCGGCATCGTGGCGGTCAGCGGCTCGGGCGCCGCAGCCGAACTCGCGTTCCTCGCGATGTACGCGCTCCAGCACCGCGGGCAGGAGTCCGCCGGGCTCGTCACGGTCGACGAGTCTGGCATGTCGAGGGTCCACAAGGGCATGGGCCTCGTGGCGGACGTCTTTGACGACGAGGTGCTCGGCGCCCTCGAGGGGTCGCTCTCCGTCGGCCACGTCCGCTACTCGACGGCGGGGGGATCCAGCCTTCGCAACGCGCAGCCGCTCCTCGTGCAGTACGAGGACAAGCCGCTCGCCCTCGCGCACAACGGCAACCTCACGAACGCGAACCAGCTCAAGCGCTCGCTCGCCCGCGACGGCTCGATCTTCCAGACGGATGCGGACTCGGAGGTCATCGTCCATCTCATCGCCCGCTCCCGGCACCGCGACCTGGACGGCAAGATCGACGACGCGCTCTCGCAGCTCGTCGGCGCCTTCTCCCTCCTCCTCTGCATCGGCGACACGGTGTACGCGACGCGCGATGCGCGAGGATTCCGGCCCATGGTGATGGGCAGGCTGGGCGAAGCCGTCGTCTTCGCCTCCGAAACGTGCGCCCTCGACATCATCGGGGCCGCCTACGTGCGCGACGTGGCGCCGGGCGAGGTGCTGAAGGTCCGCGACGGCCACGTGGAATCGCTCCGGCCGCTGCCCCCGGCCGAGCCCAGCGCCTGCCTGTTCGAACTCGTGTATTTCGCGCGGCCCGACTCGCGCGTGTGGGGGTGCAGCGTGGACGAGGCGCGGCGGGCGTTCGGCCGCCAGCTCGCCCACGAGCATCCGGCGGAGGCCGACTGCGTGTTCGCGGTGCCGGACTCGTCGAACTCGGCGGCGCTCGGGTACTCGGAGGTCAGCAGCCTCCCGTTCGAACTCGCGCTCATCCGCAACCACTACGTGGGCCGGACCTTCATCCATCCGACCCAGCGGGGGCGCGATTTCAAGGTGCGGGTGAAGTACAACCCGGTGCGCGAACTCGTCGACGGCAAGCGCATCGTCGTCGTGGACGATTCGCTCGTCCGCGGCACGACGAGCAGCGGCCTCGTCCGGCTCCTCCGGGACTCCGGGGCGCGGGAGGTGCACTTCCGGGTCGCTTCGCCGCCGGTGCGTTCCCCCTGCTACTACGGCATCGACATGCCCACGAAGGAGGAACTCATCGGCTCCAGCCACACGGTGGAGGAGATCCGGCAACACCTGCAGGTGGAATCGCTCGGCTATCTCAGCATGGAAGGCATGCGCGAGGCGGTCGCGGATCACGGTCCCTTCTGCGACGCCTGCTGGACCGGGAACTACGCCGCGCCGCTCGTGGACCTGGACCGGTCGCGGGCATTGCAGACGGTGTGA
- a CDS encoding bifunctional UDP-sugar hydrolase/5'-nucleotidase: MPRRSAARFRSALPVLLCVGIAALPACAPEDPAACAMIFSTNDSHGRLLPAEQNWSAGRPVGGSAALAAYVARERSTTPECPLFVVSGGDIMQGTPISNFTDGRSMIEAMNGIGYDAAAIGNHEFDWGVDVLIERIADADFAMLGANIYLKGTDRHPDWVRPWTIVERDGVRVGFIGATTRSTPVVARPSLVADFDFRSISDALDRYIPEVRAAGVDFVVAVMHEGAFCEVGLPDAADACRGPALEALAATTESFDYAVTGHTHSRLETEIRDVPVIQSYSNTMAYGLGRIDRSAAGAVSAERLGVRQAWADEVAPDPDVERLVASYSAEIAGIVDRVIVDLPEALSAPRDGDFPLGRIVADAQRHASGADVALMNNGGIRRSLPAGPITFADLFELQPFNNMLVRHTMTGAQLLRTLEHSARGGDVDLHASGIVVRYNPGAPRGERILNVTFDDGSTLRPEGRYVVAANDFIAGGGGGYTTFAEAEVIDLMEIADLEALVAYLEAQPQPLPIPRAPRWIESPTP; encoded by the coding sequence ATGCCGCGCCGCTCCGCCGCCCGTTTCAGGTCGGCCCTCCCCGTCCTTCTCTGCGTCGGCATCGCGGCCCTCCCGGCGTGCGCCCCCGAGGACCCGGCGGCCTGCGCGATGATCTTCTCCACGAACGATTCGCACGGACGGCTGCTGCCGGCGGAACAGAACTGGTCGGCCGGCCGGCCGGTCGGCGGATCCGCCGCGCTCGCCGCCTACGTCGCGCGCGAGCGCTCGACGACGCCGGAGTGTCCCCTCTTCGTCGTCTCCGGCGGCGACATCATGCAGGGCACGCCGATCTCGAACTTCACGGATGGGCGCTCGATGATCGAGGCGATGAACGGGATCGGCTACGACGCCGCCGCAATCGGGAACCACGAGTTCGACTGGGGGGTCGACGTCCTCATCGAGCGCATCGCCGATGCGGACTTCGCCATGCTCGGCGCGAACATCTACCTCAAGGGCACCGACCGGCACCCCGATTGGGTGCGGCCCTGGACGATCGTCGAGCGGGACGGGGTCCGGGTCGGCTTCATCGGCGCGACGACGCGGTCGACGCCGGTCGTCGCCCGGCCTTCGCTCGTCGCGGACTTCGACTTCCGGTCGATCTCCGACGCGCTCGACCGCTACATCCCGGAGGTGCGGGCAGCCGGCGTGGACTTCGTGGTCGCGGTCATGCACGAAGGCGCCTTCTGCGAGGTCGGTCTGCCGGATGCGGCGGACGCGTGCCGGGGTCCGGCCCTGGAGGCGCTGGCCGCGACGACGGAGAGCTTCGACTACGCGGTCACGGGGCATACGCACTCGCGCCTGGAGACCGAGATTCGGGATGTCCCCGTCATCCAGTCGTACTCGAACACGATGGCGTACGGACTCGGCCGCATCGACCGGAGCGCGGCCGGGGCCGTGAGCGCCGAGCGCCTCGGCGTGCGACAGGCGTGGGCGGACGAGGTCGCGCCGGACCCGGACGTGGAGCGGCTCGTCGCCTCCTACAGCGCCGAGATCGCGGGCATCGTCGACCGCGTGATCGTGGACCTCCCGGAGGCGCTTTCCGCCCCGCGGGACGGGGACTTCCCGCTCGGCCGCATCGTGGCCGACGCGCAGCGGCACGCGAGCGGGGCCGATGTCGCCCTCATGAACAACGGCGGCATCCGGCGGTCGCTGCCGGCGGGGCCGATCACCTTCGCCGACCTGTTCGAACTGCAGCCCTTCAACAACATGCTTGTCCGCCACACGATGACCGGCGCGCAACTGTTGCGGACGCTCGAGCACTCGGCCCGGGGCGGCGACGTGGATCTGCACGCGAGCGGCATCGTCGTCCGCTACAATCCGGGGGCGCCGCGGGGCGAGCGGATTCTCAACGTGACGTTCGACGATGGCTCGACGCTCCGGCCGGAGGGCCGCTACGTCGTCGCCGCCAACGACTTCATCGCGGGCGGCGGCGGCGGCTACACTACCTTCGCCGAAGCCGAGGTCATCGACCTCATGGAAATCGCGGACCTGGAGGCGCTCGTCGCCTACCTCGAGGCACAGCCGCAACCCCTCCCCATCCCCCGCGCCCCCCGCTGGATCGAATCTCCCACGCCCTAG
- a CDS encoding efflux RND transporter periplasmic adaptor subunit — translation MKRGTKVLVSTVLIGGLGATAFAVSSAGDSDDGETGTVAVERGEIVDRALAVGRIEPLVEVSVKSQLAGVVRQMFKEPGEYVQRGQPLLEVQPNPTPIELVEARRNVELRDIELQQLERQRDRLDALRDRGFVSEEEYETVARQHDEASLQVQIATERLALLSEGRVTIGDEAVETVITSPIQGFILEKMVEIGDPVVPLTTFQEGTALMTMAEMDELLFRGTVDEIDVGRLTEGMPVEITIGALPDARIEGRLTKISLKGRDEENATLFPVEIAVLPLDGAALRAGYSANAHVIIERRADVLVIPERLVRFEDERTLVTVRLGPEETEEREIRTGLSDGISVEVLDGLAEGERVLEPPRREIT, via the coding sequence ATGAAGCGAGGCACGAAGGTACTGGTCTCCACGGTCCTGATCGGCGGGTTGGGAGCGACGGCGTTCGCGGTGTCGAGCGCCGGGGACAGCGACGATGGCGAGACCGGCACGGTCGCCGTGGAGCGGGGCGAGATCGTGGACCGGGCGCTCGCCGTGGGACGCATCGAGCCGCTGGTCGAAGTGAGCGTGAAATCGCAGCTCGCGGGGGTCGTGCGGCAGATGTTCAAGGAGCCGGGCGAGTACGTCCAGCGAGGCCAGCCCCTCCTCGAAGTCCAGCCCAACCCCACTCCGATCGAGCTCGTCGAGGCGCGGCGCAACGTGGAGCTGCGGGACATCGAACTCCAGCAGCTCGAGCGCCAGCGCGACCGGCTCGACGCGCTGCGCGACCGCGGATTCGTGTCCGAGGAGGAATACGAGACCGTGGCCCGCCAGCACGACGAAGCTTCGCTCCAGGTCCAGATCGCGACCGAACGGCTCGCCCTCCTCTCCGAGGGCCGCGTGACGATCGGCGACGAAGCCGTCGAGACGGTCATCACCTCCCCGATCCAGGGCTTCATCCTCGAGAAGATGGTGGAGATCGGCGATCCCGTCGTCCCGCTGACGACGTTCCAGGAAGGGACCGCCCTCATGACGATGGCGGAGATGGACGAACTGCTCTTCCGCGGCACGGTGGATGAGATCGACGTGGGACGGCTGACCGAGGGCATGCCGGTGGAGATCACGATCGGCGCGCTCCCGGACGCGCGCATCGAGGGCCGGCTGACGAAGATCTCGCTCAAGGGCCGCGACGAGGAGAACGCCACCCTCTTCCCGGTCGAGATCGCGGTGCTTCCGCTGGACGGCGCGGCGCTGCGGGCGGGCTATTCCGCCAACGCGCACGTGATCATCGAGCGCCGTGCGGACGTGCTCGTCATCCCCGAGCGCCTGGTCCGGTTCGAGGACGAGCGCACGCTGGTCACGGTCCGGCTGGGGCCCGAGGAGACGGAGGAACGGGAGATCCGCACCGGACTGAGCGACGGAATCAGCGTCGAGGTGCTGGACGGGCTGGCGGAGGGCGAGCGCGTGCTCGAGCCCCCGCGGCGCGAGATCACCTAG
- a CDS encoding ABC transporter permease has product MRLLDAARQLWADLSAQRVRTTLTVLGITWGTVAVVVLLAFSVGLERQTIKRFHGLGDRIVILFGGRTTMPHAGFREGRSIRLREADAEILARRIPDITMISPEYSTRAAPVRYGRNGVNPNITGIYPIYGEMRNIIPLPGGRFINERDQRERRRVVFLGDEVARVLFGDADPVGDQVRIGDSPFTVIGVLQPKVQNSSYNSRDEDRVFIPAGTHAALFGSRFVSNLVYRTADASRTEDVEARVYEVLGAKYRFNPADDDALAVWDTAEWERMFGFLFLGFKIFFAIVGSFTLSVGGIGVANIMYIVVRERTNEIGIKRSLGATRRSILWQFLTESMLIVVAGAALGVVVSLGVVKLMSLVPMQEFVGTPTISLQVAAVTLALLAFIAMLAGFFPARRAAALDPVECLRD; this is encoded by the coding sequence GTGAGGCTGCTCGACGCCGCACGGCAGCTCTGGGCCGACCTCTCGGCGCAGCGCGTCCGGACCACGCTCACCGTGCTCGGCATCACCTGGGGCACCGTGGCGGTCGTCGTGCTGCTCGCCTTCTCCGTCGGGCTCGAGCGGCAGACGATCAAGCGGTTCCACGGGCTCGGCGACCGGATCGTCATCCTCTTCGGCGGACGCACGACGATGCCGCACGCGGGGTTCAGGGAGGGGCGCTCGATCCGGCTGCGGGAGGCGGACGCGGAGATCCTCGCCCGGCGCATCCCCGACATCACGATGATCAGCCCGGAGTACTCGACGCGGGCGGCGCCGGTCCGTTACGGCCGCAACGGGGTGAACCCGAACATCACCGGGATCTACCCCATCTACGGCGAGATGCGGAACATCATTCCCCTCCCCGGCGGCCGCTTCATCAACGAGCGGGACCAGCGGGAGCGGCGACGCGTCGTGTTTCTCGGAGACGAGGTCGCCCGCGTCCTGTTCGGGGACGCCGACCCCGTCGGCGACCAGGTCCGGATCGGCGACTCGCCCTTCACCGTCATCGGCGTGCTCCAGCCCAAGGTCCAGAACTCATCCTACAACTCGCGGGACGAGGACCGCGTGTTCATCCCGGCCGGCACGCACGCCGCGCTGTTCGGCTCGCGCTTCGTCTCCAACCTCGTGTACCGGACCGCGGACGCGTCGCGGACGGAGGACGTGGAGGCGCGGGTGTACGAGGTTCTCGGCGCGAAGTACCGCTTCAACCCCGCCGACGACGACGCGCTGGCCGTCTGGGACACGGCCGAGTGGGAGCGGATGTTCGGGTTCCTCTTCCTCGGGTTCAAGATCTTCTTCGCGATCGTCGGCAGCTTCACGCTCAGCGTGGGCGGGATCGGGGTCGCGAACATCATGTACATCGTGGTGCGCGAGCGGACGAACGAGATCGGGATCAAGCGCTCGCTCGGCGCCACCCGGCGATCCATCCTGTGGCAGTTCCTCACCGAGAGCATGCTCATCGTGGTTGCCGGCGCGGCGCTCGGCGTCGTCGTCTCGCTCGGCGTCGTGAAGCTCATGTCGCTCGTCCCGATGCAGGAGTTCGTCGGGACACCGACCATCTCGCTGCAGGTGGCGGCGGTGACTCTGGCGCTCCTCGCCTTCATCGCGATGCTGGCCGGGTTCTTCCCCGCCCGCCGCGCCGCGGCGCTCGACCCCGTCGAGTGTCTGCGCGACTGA
- a CDS encoding ABC transporter permease, with protein MWKILLEEFLGDLRAQKTRAFLTIFAVVWGTISIVLLLAFGEGLRNQFSVGLLNAGERIFMVYGGQTSMEHEGLSKGRRIRLREEDLDLLLRAVPEFEMGSPSYGRGRTHLKVEESQTTTYMEGVNPVFSELRRMFPAPGGRFINQRDIDEKRRVLFLGDGIAGRLFGDAPPVGRTVMLDGLPFRVIGVMESKFQDSSNNGPDEDRAVIPASTFRSIYGQDFVNHLLLRPRDVRDAAVAKEELYRVLGGRYRFDRADERALAIWDFIEDEKIVSQIGLGIQIFLGLVGAFTLIVAGVGVANIMYVVVRERTREIGVKLAVGARKRHIVSQFLFEAILIAVGGGLAGLAIASLLVTGIDALPIDDPALQYIVNPKLSVPIAAVCAGILMAIGLVAGILPARKAARLDPVESLRYE; from the coding sequence ATGTGGAAGATCCTCCTCGAGGAGTTCCTCGGCGACCTGCGGGCCCAGAAGACGCGCGCCTTTCTCACGATCTTCGCCGTGGTGTGGGGGACGATCTCGATCGTCCTCCTGCTCGCCTTCGGCGAGGGGCTTCGAAACCAGTTCTCCGTGGGCCTGCTCAACGCCGGCGAACGCATCTTCATGGTCTACGGCGGCCAGACGAGCATGGAGCACGAGGGGCTGTCGAAGGGACGGCGGATCCGGCTGCGGGAGGAGGATCTCGACCTGCTGCTGCGCGCGGTGCCGGAGTTCGAGATGGGCAGTCCCTCCTACGGCCGGGGCCGGACGCACCTGAAGGTGGAGGAGAGCCAGACGACGACCTACATGGAGGGCGTGAACCCGGTCTTCTCCGAGTTGCGGCGCATGTTCCCGGCTCCGGGCGGCCGGTTCATCAACCAGCGCGACATCGACGAGAAGCGGCGCGTGCTCTTCCTCGGAGACGGCATCGCCGGACGCCTGTTCGGCGACGCGCCGCCCGTGGGCCGCACGGTGATGCTGGACGGCCTTCCGTTCCGCGTCATCGGTGTGATGGAGTCGAAGTTCCAGGACTCGAGCAACAACGGGCCGGACGAGGATCGGGCGGTGATCCCGGCCTCCACCTTCCGGAGCATCTACGGCCAGGACTTCGTGAACCACCTGCTCCTGCGGCCTCGCGACGTGCGGGACGCGGCGGTCGCGAAGGAGGAGCTGTACCGGGTGCTGGGCGGCCGCTACCGGTTCGACCGGGCGGACGAGCGGGCGCTCGCGATCTGGGACTTCATCGAGGACGAGAAGATCGTGAGCCAGATCGGGCTCGGGATTCAGATATTTCTCGGCCTGGTGGGCGCCTTCACGCTGATCGTGGCCGGCGTCGGCGTCGCGAACATCATGTACGTCGTGGTGCGCGAACGGACGCGGGAGATCGGCGTCAAGCTCGCCGTGGGCGCGCGGAAGCGGCACATCGTGAGCCAGTTCCTCTTCGAAGCGATCCTCATCGCCGTCGGCGGGGGCCTCGCGGGGCTCGCCATCGCATCGCTCCTCGTGACGGGCATCGATGCCCTGCCGATCGACGATCCGGCCCTGCAGTACATCGTGAACCCGAAGCTCTCCGTGCCCATCGCCGCGGTGTGCGCGGGGATCCTCATGGCGATCGGTCTGGTGGCCGGCATCCTCCCGGCCCGCAAGGCCGCCCGGCTCGATCCGGTGGAATCGCTGAGGTACGAATAA